GAAAACAAACTCGCAGAGCAGGCCGTGACCGAAGAACTCCTCCAGAAGTTCAATGAGTATCTCGATGCTGAGAATTTCCCTGTCGAAAAAATGGACTACCTCAACAAATTCATCAACGATATCGCCAAGCATTACAAATGCGAACCGGATCAGGTGCGCTGTGCCGCTGCTGAAAACAGCCAAGCGTTCACCGATTTTTGGACGCAAGCACAGAAAAGATTGCCATAAATGGCGCCGAAAGGAAGTAAACCATGATTGATCAAGAACTACAATTGCTCGAACTGCTGCTGAGAAAATTCCGAGACGATTCGGTTGACAGGGAGGAGCACGACAAGCGCGAATCCCTACGATTCGATGTTGAATTTGAATGTGAAGCGCGCGGTATTGCGCTCATGGAAGCATAAGGAAGGTGAATTAATGATGAACTGTTACATATTTTTAGACACAGAGACAACAGGGGTAGAGCCTGGATCAAGAGTTTTGGAAATCGCCGCACTTGCTACCGATGAAAATGGCAATGAGATTGGCCGTGTAAATCGCTTGATTAAACCTGGCATGAAAATTCCACCTGATGTTTTGCAAGTAAATGGGATTACGCAGGAGGACATTGACCGCGACGGCGTGGATATGATTGATACTCTTAAAGAGCTTCACGAACTTTACCTTTCAGTGTGTGATCTTGAGCCACCAGTGTGTGATCTTGAGACACAAATTGTCATACATAACGCTCCATACGATTGCGGGGTTATCAGTTGGGGGTCTGTCAATAATTTTGTGTAAGTAGCGGAAGACATCAATTTTGCATTGGCACCCTCCCCTCAAAGAAAATACAGAACTGATTAAGAGCCGCTTTCCAGTCTCTGATCGGCATTGTCCACTTCTTTGAAATATTGCGTAACGCCATATAAAAGAGCTTGAATATTGCTTCGTCGTCGGGAAATGCTCCACGGTTCTTGGTTACCTTGCGCAGCGAGTGGTTTAATGATTCAATGGCATTGGTGGTGTAGATTGCCTTTCTGATATCGGGCGGATAGTTGAAAAATGGGATTATTCGCTCCCAGTTGCGGCGCCATGATTGGCTGACCATTGGATGAGTGGCATCCCATTTTGTTTCAAATTGTTCAAGATTCCTCCGCGCCTGCTCTTCTGTTGGCGCGGCATAAATTTCTTTCAAGTCGGCGGCCATCTGTTTGCGCTCTTTCCATGCCACAAAATTCAAGCTATGTCTGACCATATGCACAATGCAGGTTTGCACTTGGGTGTTCGGATAAGCGGCTTCTATAGCTTCTGGGAACCCTTTTAAGCCGTCAACGCAAGCTATGAAAATATCCTTAACTCCACGGTTTTGTAGTCCGTTAAGAATACTAAGCCAGAACT
Above is a window of Chrysiogenes arsenatis DSM 11915 DNA encoding:
- a CDS encoding 3'-5' exonuclease, giving the protein MNCYIFLDTETTGVEPGSRVLEIAALATDENGNEIGRVNRLIKPGMKIPPDVLQVNGITQEDIDRDGVDMIDTLKELHELYLSVCDLEPPVCDLETQIVIHNAPYDCGVISWGSVNNFV
- a CDS encoding IS256 family transposase, producing LISQVTDAVIDDVKSWQNRPLDEVYPIVYLDAIRVKGRQGGHIINKAVYLALAVTMEGQKEVLGMWIAENEGAKFWLSILNGLQNRGVKDIFIACVDGLKGFPEAIEAAYPNTQVQTCIVHMVRHSLNFVAWKERKQMAADLKEIYAAPTEEQARRNLEQFETKWDATHPMVSQSWRRNWERIIPFFNYPPDIRKAIYTTNAIESLNHSLRKVTKNRGAFPDDEAIFKLFYMALRNISKKWTMPIRDWKAALNQFCIFFEGRVPMQN